CACTGCCCTGCCCGCCCCGGCCCCCGCACCCGCCCGCACCACCCTGGAGGTGACCACCGCATGGAAGTGAAGATCCACCACCGTTCCCGCCTGATGCAAGTGATCGCGCTGGTCCTGTTTCTGACGCTGGTGTGGGCCTACGCGCAGCTCGAGTGGAACGTGCCCCAGGGGGTCAAGCGCTCGGTGATGCAGGCGCGCGGCACCATCACCGCCTCTGACGGAACGGTGCTGGCGCGCAGCGTGAACGGCAAACGGGTCTATCCCCAGGGCAAGCTGGCCGGACAGGTCCTCGGCCTGATGGGCGCGACCGAGGGGCTGGAGGGCCTGGAGGCCGCCTACAACCGGGCGCTGGAGGGCGGCAAGAACCTCAAGCTGACCCTCGATCCGGGCGCGCAGGCCGCCGCCGAGGCGGCGCTGGCCGAGGCCGTGCCCAAGCACCAGGGCGAGTACGGCTCGGTGGTGGTGCTCGAAACCCGCACCGGACGGGTCCTCGCGGCGGCCAGCTACCCGCCCTTCGACCCCAACAACTGGCGGGAGTACGCCCCCGAGGCCCGGCGCAATCGGCCCTTCCTGGACGTGTTCGAACCCGGCTCGACCATCAAGGGGCTGGTCGTGGCCGCGGCGCTGAACGAGGGCCTGACCACGCCCGACACGCTGTACAACACGCCCATGCACCGCTACGTCGGCGGACGCTGGGGCAGCAACATCGGGGACGCGGTGGCGCACCCCGGCAGCCTGACCACGCGGCAGGTCCTGCAATACAGCAGCAACGTGGGCATGAGCCATATCGTGGAGCACTTCGCGCCGGAGCGGATGCGCGGCTACCTGGGCCGCTACGGTTTCGGGGACTACGTGGACCTGCCCACCGTGGTGACCAGCACCGGCCGCCTGCAACCGCTGCGCAACTGGGACGACCTGGTA
The nucleotide sequence above comes from Deinococcus carri. Encoded proteins:
- a CDS encoding penicillin-binding protein 2 — protein: MEVKIHHRSRLMQVIALVLFLTLVWAYAQLEWNVPQGVKRSVMQARGTITASDGTVLARSVNGKRVYPQGKLAGQVLGLMGATEGLEGLEAAYNRALEGGKNLKLTLDPGAQAAAEAALAEAVPKHQGEYGSVVVLETRTGRVLAAASYPPFDPNNWREYAPEARRNRPFLDVFEPGSTIKGLVVAAALNEGLTTPDTLYNTPMHRYVGGRWGSNIGDAVAHPGSLTTRQVLQYSSNVGMSHIVEHFAPERMRGYLGRYGFGDYVDLPTVVTSTGRLQPLRNWDDLVRATNAFGQGMSGTTLQLAAAYNSLANDGLYVSPRLVESEPAGERREVLRPETARITRQMLQAVIDKQIPHQAGIKGYALAGKTGTAQVSGAHGYSSSLFDSVFAGFWPAEAPRITIAVMVHGAKIDYHGSMLAAPIYRNVASEVISRWAAIPTEAPEEKK